A single Lolium perenne isolate Kyuss_39 chromosome 6, Kyuss_2.0, whole genome shotgun sequence DNA region contains:
- the LOC127310358 gene encoding uncharacterized protein, with translation MKTYFDVQKRKLEIEEVKAKTKAREIELKEKELELIAVARAKEVELKEKEVELKRQAENHMIMNADLTAMNEVKRAWLPIWFRGDNGQRGAWYGVAVSFVSMLVFCVLVATVSVWKAFVFAGLALVAFGIVECLRPTGGTGDEQEARAGAPPRAWKFGLGKSTIDALPTYAYTPSGAEGGGDLESGSGELCSVCLEELEDGEMVRQLPACKHLFHVECIDMWLHSHTTCPICRCDLSPPRTITAKLAAVETELPADDALPPV, from the exons ATGAAGACCTACTTCGATGTCCAAAAGAGGAAGCTTGAGATTGAAGAGGTGAAGGCCAAGACGAAGGCTAGGGAAATTGAGCTCAAAGAGAAAGAATTGGAGCTCATTGCAGTGGCAAGGGCCAAAGAGGTGGAGTTGAAGGAGAAGGAAGTTGAGCTGAAACGGCAAGCCGAGAACCACATGATCATGAACGCCGACTTGACTGCCATGAACGAGGTGAAgagagcttg GCTCCCGATATGGTTCCGCGGAGATAACGGCCAGCGTGGAGCGTGGTACGGCGTCGCGGTGTCCTTCGTATCAATGCTCGTCTTCTGCGTGCTCGTCGCCACCGTCAGCGTCTGGAAGGCGTTCGTGTTCGCCGGTCTGGCGTTGGTTGCCTTCGGGATCGTAGAGTGCCTTAGGCCGACGGGCGGCACCGGCGACGAGCAGGAGGCTAGGGCGGGCGCTCCACCGCGGGCGTGGAAGTTCGGGCTCGGGAAGAGCACGATCGACGCGCTGCCCACGTACGCATACACGCCCAGTGGCGCCGAGGGAGGCGGCGACCTCGAGTCCGGGAGCGGCGAGCTGTGCTCCGTGTGTCTGGAGGAGCTTGAGGACGGCGAGATGGTCCGGCAGCTACCAGCGTGCAAGCACCTCTTCCATGTGGAGTGCATCGACATGTGGCTGCACTCTCACACCACGTGCCCTATTTGCCGCTGCGACCTGTCGCCACCGAGGACGATTACTGCAAAATTGGCGGCTGTAGAGACGGAACTGCCGGCTGATGATGCTTTGCCGCCTGTGTAG